The Malaclemys terrapin pileata isolate rMalTer1 chromosome 7, rMalTer1.hap1, whole genome shotgun sequence nucleotide sequence TCTGCTACACGGAGACACTAGAATACTTTCAGGCATTGCTCATAAAGAGAGAAGTATTTATGCCCACTCTAGTTAGAATGTAAACTCCTTGGGCCACAGACTACTGCCTTTTCCTCCCATACAATGCCAAACAGTCAGTActtaatgggccagattttcacctcTGCACACAAGTGTAAATCTGAATAACACCACTGACATTTGAGAGAAATCAGGCTCTGTCCTACTATTTGACTATTATATAGCTTGCTGAAATAACACACATCTCCCTCCTAAGCAAAAGTCTAATCTATCAGCACAGATGAAAAGCAAAGTATTAAGAGCTATTTAGTCAATGGGCACTGTTGCTTTTGTTCATAATGCTAACTTAATCTGGTTAAACCAGAAGACTGAACTCAAGGAGGTTCATCAATCAGAAAAATGAAACAAGTCAGCCTTATACAAGCAGATTATTAAACCATTTTAGCATTGTAAAAATTTCTAAGAAATGCAAGTGTAAAGCCTCAGTTTAATGGGTATTCCTTCTAAAATAACTCATATGCAGGCTAAgattttttatcagtaaatgtcagtaaacagcaatcaactgtacacacacaaatggatGAAAAATATACTTCTATTGACAATGATCAAAgtttacagacaggcaaagtaagaaaagctGCCTGAGAACTTAGTCTGATTTATGGATATTTATTCtgtatattttaacatgtgatgttgacatcTTTTAACTGTTAGAAGTCAAATTTTTGAATCTCAACTTCTACTGTCATTAGCCTCCCCACAGTCTGCCACCGGGTAATTTCCCCACagctaaaaatcaaaacaaaaactcgaaaacccaaacattaaaaaatgctcaaaaaccaaacattgatattatctgacaaaattattaaaaatcaatCAAGCTTGGCAAGCCTACTTATAGATCAGTGAAGCAGAAACATTACTGACTACATCAGAGTAACTGAACTGAAAGTAGTTGCCTGTAGTACTAccaccattaaaataaaaaaacaaacagcaacaacaaccaccaccaaccaaccaaacaaaaacacaaccaccTCATAATATGTGCTTCAAAGTCCAGTTTTGCGGATAGGTAGGTAGGTgtgtgtccacacacacacacacacaataaatagTAGTTTCTTAGAAGGATATCACATTAAAAGTAACACTCATGCTCCCTTTCTTGGGACAAAAAGCTATTGAAAGTCTCCATGCTCAACTGACAAGTATCATAAGCAGGAATTTCAAAAATCAGTATCAGTTACTGGTAGGGCTAAGAAGCTGAGAGCAGTCCTGAAGTGAACATGCCAGACAAAGATACTCACTTTTCATTGATTTTGACACCAATCTTATCTAAACCAATGTTTCTGGTACAGGCATCACGACCAATAGCTATCAAAACctacaaaaaaaacaaagaagcTATCAATGTTATTCTGAGTATTCTGTTGCTtagttttcattgaaaatttgaaAGTGAACAATTGAAGCCACATTTCCTAAAGTTGCTTAAATGTGAAGGTGTCAGTAGTAAGCCTAATTAGTTCTAAAAAGGCGGTAACAGCAAAAAGATTACTTTGACACTAGAATAATAGTGAGAACAGACAACTGATCGCATATGACACCATCTACAAAACAGTCAACCCCCTACTAGCACAGTTAAAGTTTCAGCAATTCTGTGGATGGGGTCGCAACAAGACAGAATATTGAAGTCTTATTTTTCTATGGAATGTTGACAAGTCTGTCAGGTTGCCAAAATTATTCAATTTCTTATTATActtccttctctttctttccaAATAGTATAAATGGTTTAAGAGCTTTTATGATCATTAACAAATAACATTGTACTTTGATACAAATACATATTTGTGGGCATCATTTAGTGCCAGATAACAGGaatatttttagtacaaaattGCTTACAGTATTATATTCTCCTTCAACCATTTCTGGTCCCTCAGTAGACTGTGCTACCACTTTTAGTCTTCCAGGCATGCCTTCCTCCAACCTTTCAATCTGTAGGGAAGAATTGATAATCTTAGTCAAGTTACCTTAACCAGCAGAGCCTTATTGCATTGtcacactacacacacacacacacacacacacacacacacacacccccacacccacccccctaCCTCGCGGAATGTTCAGCAATAAAATGCTTTTAACATAAAAGCTTGACCATACAGAATTTTCAGCTTATCTGCTATAGAGCTGAACTCTTTTCCCGGAAGACATTTTATCACAAGACACTTGTATTCTGCATAATCCTTTCCTTACAGGCTGGTTATTTAGCAAGAAAGAAGAGAAACAAGCGAAAATACTTGCCTGAGTAGGTACAAATTTCCTGATGAATTGAACACCATGAGTTTCCATGTAGGCACCTGCTCTCTCTGCCATTTCTTGGTCAAAGCCTCGAAGAAGGATGGAGCGCACCATAACTGTGACATCCAAACCAATGCCTGCAAGAAATCCTGCACACTCCAGAGCCACATAGGAGGCACCCACAATTAGAGTTTTGCCAGGGCAGTAAGGCAGGGAGAAGAGATCATCGCTGAGAAGAATCACAGAAAACACTAATTGTTTTACAATTCAGCTCTGTtttaatttgcatgtgcaaaagtaGACAGAAGATAAAAGTCTTATTAACTGAGACTAACATCTCATCTCACCTAGTAATGCAGTATTCCTTATCTCCAGGGATACCCAAATATCGGGGCCTTTCCCCTGTTGCTAGGACAAATGTCTGTGCTGTGTGAAAGGTTTCCTGTCCTTTCCTGTTGGTTGCCTGagatacagggggaaaaaaaaaaccaaaacaaaaacacagaattACAGAACTACTGTATTCATAGATGCCAGGAATAACTGGTTGACAGTAGGCCTTATGACACAATAAAACCCTCAACTTTATCAAGGAGCTGATAAATGCAGTAGGATTTAGAAATGAGTTAATTACAGATGGATCTAAGCGAAAAGCCATTATATTGTAGAGGTACCACGTAGATCAGTAAAAGGATTTCTTAAGAGTAACATCCATTGTTAATGGGTTTACATGGGGAAAATACACTAGAGACTACTCTCCCCACACTAGTTGCATTGAATAACAAAGTGATTAGCTGACTTGGGCAGGGCTCAGAAGGGTTAAGCTAATAACTTAGATTTTACAACCAAGTTTTACATTAGTTATTTAATAAGGAGAAAAAGCTTCTTAAAGAACTTGAAATAAGAGTTCAATGTTGATGCTAGCGGCAAAACAGATTGGATAACAATCTGTTAGTAATTTTGAGGCTTGTGTAGGAGTAGACTAGAAAAGTGCTTTAAGACAGGCTGATACCTCAGGTGGGAAGAAAAAGGatggtttattttaaagtttcccTCAACTTCAAAGGCAGTCAGTCTTTGGGACTTCATATTGCAAAATGCCTTTTTCTGAAAGGGGTTTGAGAAGCTATGAGTCAAACCTGACGGGGAAGGAATGTCAGATTTGTCCTCTTGCATGTAGCAGCTTAAAAAAAGTCTGCTCTACTTTCCTGTATTGATGGCCCAGCTCAGTACCAAATTTATATTAAATGAACAGCTGGAAACTGAATTTCTTCTATAACACTGGTAAAAAAATAAGCCAAGTAGTTTTACTCCTCGTTCAGTGTAACCTTCTGGATTTAAATTGATTTAGTCCAGCCTACACACAAACTACCTACATCAGGGTCAGGCAGCTGTACCCAGTGAACCTACATGATACAAAATTTTGTTCACTGCTGCATCCCTGACCTGGGTAAACCCTGGTCCAATCTGATGGTCAGCTATAATACACGCTGTGCAGTACAAATTAAGTGTATACTTGTCTTGTGGCTTCATTCCTATGGCAATACATAGAATACTATTCCAACTCCATTATATCATGAGAGTGCTGGGATCTGAACTTGAGGAACAAGCAAGGTTTTGGATATGGCTCTTTATGTAGAGAATTCCCCTATCCTCCTCCATGCTTTAACAAAAAAAGCTTCTGATTGGTAGGCCATTATTTATGTGTTTTTCTAAAATTAACACTCCTCTTCCAAACTAATTTTAAATGCTTTCTTGGCTCAGTATGCAGTATTATTTATAGTTACTCACTGAGATTATGATCCAATTTTCAGTGACGTTAAGAGGCAAGAGGCAAGTTACAAGTAGAAAGTAAGTTTTAACTTGAATCAACACTATCCAGGAATTTTGAATGCAAGACAAAGTAAACTCCTGATTCTTAATTGCTATAGATTTACGTTAACACCAATTATATACAAACATTAAGGCAATTTAATAGTTTTGTTTCACAGCTTCTCATTTAAAATTTTGGAATCAAGTCACAGTTTGTTACACACTCAAGCTCTACCTCTCTACTTATGCAAGATTCTCTATTTGCAGATCCCCACATTATTTCTACATAACTGGTATTAGTATGCAAGTATTATGACAGTGGTTACTGGAGTATAAGTCTACTTAAATCAGTAAATTATTCCTGTAAATTTAATTCTTTAAAGTGAGATAAGTAAAGTATCATATTAAGCTAAAACCTTTTACATACTAGGTTTCAACTAAAGAGCAGTTTTAGGACATATATATGGTAAGTGATTCTTAACAGGTCAGAGAAAATAAGCCAAAGCTAAACACGCAGCAGGTACCTTTATTTTGTGTGGTTCGATAAATTCTGCATAGGCATTGACATATGTCACAGTCTTCTCTCTCAAAGACACCCTGTAACCCCAATTTAAAGAGCCAATGTAGTTCTGAATTGCTTCTACCATGGTCTCCCAGTTGTGTTTAACTAAAAGAGAAACAAGAAGCTTTACAGTTAAAAAGAAACTGAAGTATAAACACACTAACTTCATGAACATCTATAGAAGCTTGCAGTAAATTGTAATTAATTGCTAATTAGTCATAACTCaaataagtgggctgtagcccacgaaagcttatgctcaaataaatttgttagtctctaaggtgccacaagtactcctgttctttttgcggatacagactaacacggctgctactctgaaacaaatggCAATACTACAAGTTAAGCAATACCTCACTAAATCAACAAGCCCAAGTACAATACAAATACACATTTCACGTAATAAGTCTCGTATTAAAAGTTTTTCCAGGGATACTTCAAATCTATCAGACATAAAAATGGCTTGCCTCTCTTAGCACTATTTGCAAAGTTATCTGGGTTTATGATACCCATCTGTAAGTAACCAAACAagctagcaacagagggtcctgtggcacctttgagactaacaaaagtattgggagcataagctttcgtgggtaagaacctcacttcttcagatgcaagatgtcttgcatctgaagaagtgacttgcatctgaagaagtgaggttcttacccacgaaagcttatgctcccaatacttttgttagtctcaaaggtgccacaggaccctctgttgctttttacagattcagactaacacggctacccctctgataccaaacAAGCTAGCTTATGCAAATTATGGTGGAATGAAGCATCAAACAGGTTTAAGTGCCTTCATAAAAGagattttgggggagagggagggaaaaagtTGAATTCTATTTAGTCACTTCTATACTAAACGCATTCTTATGTAAGCTCAAACAAAAAGTTCTGATCTGCATCCTCCCCCACCAGTGTTCAGTGTTATTGACCTTGCTCATCATACTCCCAGCCAAATTTCCTTGAATCTTGAAGTGCCTGTCCCAGAAGCGCAGCTTGATGCATCAGTTTCTTAGGAATACAACCTACATTTACACAAGTGCCACCAAGTCCTgtgatggaaagaaagaaagattattTAAATGTTACCACCAGCATTAACTTAATATGTGCACTTCTGCTTTTTATGACATGCTTTATGTATTCCACGGTCTATCCATCCATTAGTATTAATTTCTGTACATATGCAAGCAATGAATGGAGAACTTCCATTACAACTACATACCTTACGATGCAGTATGTAATTGGACATGGTTGACAAAGTAACAATTTTTACTTAAGCAATAACATTTTAACTAACTCCGATACCAAGAAGGCTACATAAGTAAAGCTTTAAGCATAGGCCCAACACATTCACATAGATAAAGTAGTTTTGGACTAATTCACCACCACTTATTCTGTAGTCAGATAGAACAGAATGACACTTTCAGGATACCTAAGAAATGCAAGAGACCACAGTCTGCAGTGTTAACCACGCCTATTCTATGGAGTTAGAGACAGAGctaaattttgaaaaagaaatgaaGGCAAACATTCCTCTTACAAGTGATTGTAAGAAATTCAACACGTGCTTTCTTCAGAAAGAGAGAACAACACTTCTGAGTAATAGTATTGGAGCTCCTGGAGGACAAAAACGAGGGATGGTGTTGGCAGGTTGTCCCAGCTATCTGAACAAAGATTCTCCACACAACATAATTTACTTATGGAAAGGATGAGCACGGATCTCTTCTATAGGAGCCAGGATCAAAAGTGTCAAAACAGCAAAAAGCAGGGTCAAGGGAAAGTGAATAATTCCTGAGACCACAGGAAAAAGCATCCATTTTTGAGGTGCTTGTAACTGTAGAAATATGGTCCCTTTGGGCCTATGAAATACTGAATGTATCACAGTGCTAAGTACTTCAGCTAAAATAATAAGAGATGATACTGTAATTCAGCTACTCTCTCACATGTGAAGCTAATTCAAACTAACATTTTCATCTCAGGAGCTCAAAATGTGCTTTATAAAGATCAGCTTCCCTATAAGGGACTAAaatatttaagatttaaataggGATGATTATGTAGCAAAGAATTTAGTGGGAATGTGAAATCCAAGAGTTGTTAAGAAATTGAAGTAAATAGTGAAATGCAGGCTTggtagaaaaaaatccatctaGAAGAACAGGCAGGTTGAGTGAGGTTTATTTCCTCCATCATTTATGTTGTAGAATCACAGCCTCATGTCCATACAACCAGCATACTATAAGAAGGCAAAACCTTGAAACTAAATAATTCAAGCAATGCTTGACACCAGCATTTTAATCTATGCATATATATTGTGATTTGAGGCTAGGACCATTAAAAGAACCTTACCCCATGAAGTACCCGAAGGTGTTGGTACAACATAGTCCAGCACCATGACCTTTTTTCCTAAGGCAGCAGCTTCCTGTATTAAAAAAAGGAAGTCAGATATGAACTGCTGAACTTCTCATTACTTTTTGATGCTAAAAGCTTTCCCTGTTCATTTAAGCATGTCTTCCAATGTGCTTGTCAGACGGAAGGCATTTCTGATGACAGTCTCAGTACCACTTACCCTTCTCTCAGTAAT carries:
- the TXNRD3 gene encoding thioredoxin reductase 3 isoform X2 → MGVDYYALELDLTDDGPNIQQVLVEVTSQRTVPNVFVNGAHIGGYDKTFQAYQSGSLQKVLGNCIDDAEVYDFDLIVVGGGSGGLACSKEAAALGKKVMVLDYVVPTPSGTSWGLGGTCVNVGCIPKKLMHQAALLGQALQDSRKFGWEYDEQVKHNWETMVEAIQNYIGSLNWGYRVSLREKTVTYVNAYAEFIEPHKIKATNRKGQETFHTAQTFVLATGERPRYLGIPGDKEYCITSDDLFSLPYCPGKTLIVGASYVALECAGFLAGIGLDVTVMVRSILLRGFDQEMAERAGAYMETHGVQFIRKFVPTQIERLEEGMPGRLKVVAQSTEGPEMVEGEYNTVLIAIGRDACTRNIGLDKIGVKINEKNGKIPVTDEEQTNVPHVYAIGDILDGKLELTPVAIQAGRLLARRLFGGSFIKCDYVNVPTTVFTPLEYGCCGLPEERAIEEYGKENIEVYHTLFWPLEWTVPSRDNNTCYAKIICNKHDNNRVIGFHVLGPNAGEITQGFGAAIKCGLTKELLDETIGIHPTCAEVFTTMEITKSSGKDITQAGC